From the Candidatus Bathyarchaeota archaeon genome, one window contains:
- a CDS encoding DUF357 domain-containing protein — protein MNFKEKAEAYIKKVELVLAKAEFKDSRKEVIETFDYAKRYCFDAKHFLNKNDFASALACISYAEGILDALRLLNLIEFEWM, from the coding sequence ATGAATTTTAAAGAGAAAGCTGAAGCTTACATAAAGAAGGTTGAGCTGGTTTTAGCTAAAGCTGAATTTAAAGATTCTCGAAAGGAAGTAATTGAAACTTTTGATTATGCGAAAAGATATTGTTTTGACGCTAAACATTTTCTTAATAAAAATGATTTTGCTTCAGCGCTTGCATGTATTTCTTATGCTGAAGGAATCTTAGATGCATTAAGGCTTTTGAATTTAATAGAATTTGAATGGATGTGA
- a CDS encoding FAD synthase — protein MGKKVLASGTFDLIHYGHLKFLEEAKKAGGEKAKLIVLIARDKTVEKRKGKKPVIPEDQRRALIEALKPVDSAVLGYEELNFKKVLEKIKPDIVAIGYDQEDVYEAVKKIIEEEKLNIKIVKIGRFGAEELNSSSKIKRKVINEWGKP, from the coding sequence GTGGGGAAAAAGGTTTTAGCATCAGGAACATTTGATTTAATTCATTATGGGCATTTAAAATTTCTTGAAGAAGCTAAAAAAGCTGGTGGAGAAAAAGCAAAGTTAATAGTGTTAATTGCTAGAGATAAAACTGTAGAGAAAAGAAAAGGAAAAAAGCCTGTAATTCCTGAAGATCAAAGAAGAGCTTTAATTGAAGCTCTTAAACCTGTTGATTCAGCCGTTTTAGGTTATGAAGAACTTAACTTTAAGAAAGTTCTTGAAAAAATAAAGCCGGATATAGTTGCAATCGGCTACGATCAAGAAGACGTTTATGAAGCTGTTAAAAAAATAATTGAAGAAGAAAAATTAAATATTAAAATTGTTAAAATCGGACGTTTTGGCGCAGAAGAGTTAAACAGCTCATCGAAAATTAAGAGAAAGGTTATTAATGAGTGGGGAAAACCGTAA
- the psmB gene encoding archaeal proteasome endopeptidase complex subunit beta, translating into MSQMFPYIPGATTLGLVCVDGVVLASEKRMSYGYFVMSKTSKKVFKIIDKIGAACAGLVGDMQILVKEAAAYLKLYSLEASIPISVRAAAKLIGNLLFQNRLYPYITQIIVGGIDEEGPKLFALDPLGSVIEDKYASVGTGAELAIGILEAEYREDLTIEEAKELVKKAVKAAVSRDAGSGNGIDLLIITKDEIKEEALLF; encoded by the coding sequence ATGTCTCAAATGTTTCCTTATATTCCTGGAGCAACAACCTTAGGCTTAGTATGCGTTGATGGAGTGGTTTTAGCTTCTGAAAAAAGAATGTCTTATGGTTACTTCGTTATGAGCAAAACCAGCAAGAAGGTTTTTAAAATTATAGATAAAATTGGCGCAGCTTGCGCAGGTTTAGTTGGAGATATGCAAATCTTAGTTAAAGAGGCGGCAGCTTATTTAAAGCTTTACTCTTTAGAAGCGAGTATTCCTATTTCTGTTAGAGCTGCAGCAAAGCTTATAGGAAATCTTCTTTTTCAAAATAGACTTTACCCATATATTACTCAAATTATTGTTGGTGGAATAGATGAGGAAGGCCCAAAGCTTTTTGCGCTTGATCCTTTAGGTTCAGTAATTGAAGACAAGTACGCGTCTGTTGGAACTGGAGCAGAATTAGCTATTGGAATTCTTGAGGCTGAGTATAGAGAAGATTTAACTATTGAAGAAGCTAAAGAGCTTGTTAAAAAAGCTGTAAAAGCAGCTGTTTCAAGAGATGCTGGAAGCGGAAATGGCATAGATTTATTGATAATCACCAAAGATGAGATTAAAGAAGAAGCTCTTCTATTTTAA
- a CDS encoding nicotinamide-nucleotide adenylyltransferase: MVGVFIGRFQPFHLGHLEAIKYALTKVNQLIIVIGSAQYSHTLSNPFTAGERLIMVKLALNEAKINCNKYFIIPVEDVNVHGIWVTHLKSRIPPFDVAFSNEPVTSRLLKEAGVKVEKIPFFNRSLYSATEIRKRILKGENWMELIPNSVAQFIKEINGVERIIELNKSDKV; the protein is encoded by the coding sequence ATTGTAGGCGTTTTCATCGGTCGTTTTCAACCATTTCATTTAGGACATTTAGAAGCTATTAAATATGCTTTAACAAAGGTTAATCAATTAATTATCGTTATTGGAAGCGCTCAATACAGTCATACTTTAAGCAATCCTTTCACAGCTGGAGAGAGATTAATTATGGTAAAGCTGGCTTTAAATGAAGCTAAAATAAACTGCAATAAATACTTTATTATACCTGTTGAAGACGTTAATGTTCATGGAATTTGGGTTACTCATTTAAAATCTAGAATTCCCCCCTTTGATGTTGCTTTTTCTAATGAACCTGTAACTTCTAGATTGCTTAAAGAAGCAGGCGTAAAAGTGGAGAAAATTCCCTTTTTTAATAGATCTTTATATTCTGCTACAGAAATTAGAAAAAGAATTTTGAAAGGGGAAAATTGGATGGAGCTTATTCCAAACTCTGTTGCTCAATTTATAAAAGAGATAAATGGAGTTGAGCGAATTATAGAATTAAATAAAAGCGATAAGGTTTAA
- the dph5 gene encoding diphthine synthase: MLKFIGLGLYDEKGLSILGLEEARDSDIVFAEFYTSFMPGLSLKRLENLIGKSIQLLSRRDVEEKAEEIILKTAKEKEVAFLTPGDPMNATTHIALRVKAEKMGIKTKLIHAASIFSAIAGATGLQSYKFGRSVSIPITKDFPISETPYNVIKVNKKLGLHTLTLLDLDAESGVYLKVSEALNQLLAIEERRKENVVNLNTFIVVAARLGGLTMDVKGLLIKDALNQDFNGPPFSIVFPGVLHFMEAEALQVLTNAKPEFLRENL; encoded by the coding sequence ATGTTAAAGTTTATTGGTTTAGGGCTTTATGATGAAAAAGGGTTATCTATTTTAGGGCTTGAAGAAGCTAGAGACTCAGATATTGTTTTCGCTGAGTTTTACACAAGCTTTATGCCTGGTTTATCTTTAAAAAGATTAGAAAACCTTATTGGAAAATCGATTCAACTATTATCAAGAAGGGATGTTGAAGAGAAAGCTGAAGAAATTATTTTGAAAACCGCTAAAGAGAAAGAAGTTGCTTTTCTTACGCCTGGTGATCCTATGAATGCTACAACGCATATAGCTCTTAGAGTGAAGGCTGAGAAAATGGGTATTAAAACTAAGCTTATTCATGCAGCTTCTATTTTCTCCGCGATAGCTGGAGCTACAGGGCTTCAAAGCTATAAATTCGGTAGATCTGTTTCAATTCCCATAACTAAAGATTTTCCTATTTCTGAAACTCCATATAATGTTATAAAGGTTAATAAGAAGCTTGGTTTGCATACATTAACTCTTTTAGATTTAGATGCTGAATCTGGAGTTTATTTAAAGGTTTCTGAAGCCTTAAACCAATTGCTGGCTATAGAAGAACGTAGAAAAGAAAACGTTGTTAACTTAAACACTTTTATTGTTGTAGCAGCTAGGTTAGGTGGTTTAACAATGGATGTAAAAGGGCTTTTAATTAAAGATGCTTTAAATCAAGATTTTAATGGTCCCCCTTTCTCGATTGTGTTTCCGGGGGTGCTTCACTTCATGGAAGCTGAAGCTCTTCAAGTTTTAACTAATGCTAAACCAGAGTTTTTAAGGGAGAACCTATGA
- a CDS encoding alanine--glyoxylate aminotransferase family protein, which produces MEDEPELIMLPGPTNVPQRVMNAMIKPIINHRGPKFREFYKELIENLKYVFQTENDVFPLSCSGTGGVECAIANIVSKRDKIVIPVNGVFSERLAQTVKVFGGEVIEIHVEWGDAVTQNQIKEVLEKNVDVKGVAVVWNETSTGVTVRCLKEISELCRKYDCLFIVDAISILGGDNLPVDEWGIDICIAGSQKCLMTPPGLAAVSISEKAWEVIEKTRGSKFYFDLIKYREFAKKFETPYTPALPLFFALGEALKMIKEEGLEARFRRHEICAEAFYNALEKMNLNLYAKKPVRSNVVIAINNPPGLTDEQIRSKLLKEHKVVVAGGMGKLKGTMFRIGVMGTVNAYHVIRTILALEQTLKELGFNFKFGEGLQVAKETLIKGNLI; this is translated from the coding sequence TTGGAGGATGAACCGGAATTAATAATGCTTCCTGGACCAACCAATGTTCCGCAAAGAGTAATGAATGCTATGATAAAACCTATAATTAATCATCGTGGACCAAAATTTAGAGAATTCTATAAAGAGTTAATTGAAAATTTAAAGTATGTTTTTCAAACGGAGAACGATGTTTTCCCTTTATCTTGCTCAGGAACGGGTGGAGTAGAATGTGCGATCGCTAATATTGTATCTAAAAGAGATAAAATTGTTATTCCTGTTAATGGAGTTTTCAGCGAAAGATTAGCGCAAACAGTTAAGGTTTTCGGAGGAGAAGTAATTGAGATTCATGTAGAATGGGGGGATGCTGTAACTCAAAATCAAATAAAGGAAGTTTTAGAAAAAAATGTAGATGTTAAAGGTGTGGCAGTAGTTTGGAATGAAACTTCAACTGGCGTAACTGTAAGATGTTTAAAAGAGATTAGTGAGCTTTGCCGTAAATATGACTGCCTTTTTATTGTTGATGCTATATCAATTTTAGGCGGTGATAATCTACCTGTAGATGAATGGGGAATCGATATTTGTATAGCTGGAAGCCAAAAATGCTTAATGACTCCTCCAGGGTTAGCTGCGGTTTCTATAAGCGAGAAAGCTTGGGAGGTTATTGAAAAAACTAGGGGTTCGAAATTTTATTTTGATTTAATTAAATATAGAGAGTTCGCTAAGAAATTTGAAACCCCGTATACGCCAGCGTTGCCTTTATTCTTTGCTTTAGGTGAAGCTCTTAAAATGATTAAAGAGGAAGGGTTAGAAGCTAGGTTTAGAAGGCATGAAATATGTGCTGAAGCCTTCTATAATGCTTTAGAAAAAATGAATTTAAATCTTTACGCTAAGAAGCCTGTTAGATCAAATGTTGTTATAGCTATTAATAATCCGCCTGGGTTAACTGATGAGCAGATTCGATCAAAGCTTTTAAAAGAGCATAAAGTGGTTGTTGCTGGAGGAATGGGGAAGCTTAAAGGAACGATGTTTCGAATAGGCGTAATGGGAACAGTAAATGCTTATCATGTTATTAGAACTATATTAGCTTTAGAGCAAACATTAAAGGAGCTTGGCTTTAACTTTAAATTTGGAGAAGGCTTGCAAGTTGCTAAAGAAACTTTAATAAAAGGGAATCTTATCTAA
- the twy1 gene encoding 4-demethylwyosine synthase TYW1 has product MQLSCNKPLLIKLFKKQKYQLINEHSAVKKCRWLHQSLTQNRACYKQKFYGIQSHRCIQMTPSLICNMKCKFCWRIHPSEDLNPPLNFSIQQWREPEEIVEECVKAQLRILSGYGAQVKKGKIDKKKFFEALNPKHAAISLDGEPTLYPKLSELLQEFHKKGFTTFLVTNGTKPEVLKNISEEPTQLYLSIYTSNKKVFMNLCKPANPDFWSKINESLALLSSFKCPTVIRLTLVKEENMNDIDGYAKLIEKASPTYVEAKAYMFVGYSRLRLKFENMPSYEDVIVFSKKLSEKLSYSIIDESKESRVTLLSRLEKPLKISSS; this is encoded by the coding sequence ATGCAGTTAAGCTGCAATAAACCCTTGTTAATTAAACTATTTAAAAAACAAAAATATCAATTAATTAATGAGCATTCAGCTGTTAAAAAATGCCGTTGGCTTCATCAAAGTTTAACTCAAAACAGAGCTTGCTATAAACAAAAATTTTATGGAATTCAAAGTCATCGATGCATTCAAATGACTCCCAGCTTAATCTGCAATATGAAGTGTAAATTTTGCTGGAGAATTCATCCCTCTGAAGATTTAAATCCGCCTTTAAATTTTTCAATTCAACAATGGCGTGAACCAGAAGAAATTGTTGAAGAATGTGTAAAAGCGCAATTAAGAATTTTAAGTGGTTATGGAGCTCAGGTTAAAAAAGGGAAAATAGATAAGAAAAAATTTTTTGAAGCCTTAAATCCAAAGCATGCAGCTATAAGCTTAGATGGAGAGCCGACGCTTTACCCTAAATTAAGCGAGCTGCTTCAAGAATTTCATAAAAAAGGCTTTACAACATTTTTAGTAACTAACGGTACTAAACCTGAAGTTTTAAAAAACATTTCAGAAGAACCTACTCAACTTTACTTATCAATTTATACTTCAAACAAAAAGGTTTTCATGAATCTTTGTAAGCCAGCTAACCCGGATTTCTGGAGTAAAATTAACGAGAGCTTAGCTTTACTTTCAAGCTTCAAATGCCCAACTGTAATTCGTTTAACACTTGTTAAAGAAGAAAATATGAATGATATAGATGGTTATGCTAAATTAATAGAAAAAGCCTCTCCTACATATGTTGAAGCTAAAGCGTACATGTTTGTTGGTTATTCAAGGTTAAGGCTTAAATTTGAAAATATGCCTAGCTATGAAGATGTAATTGTTTTCTCTAAAAAGCTTTCTGAAAAACTTTCCTATAGTATAATTGATGAATCAAAAGAAAGTAGAGTAACACTTTTAAGCAGGTTAGAAAAGCCGTTAAAAATCTCTTCTTCATAA
- a CDS encoding DUF504 domain-containing protein — MHPLRNILNKLVWSEKKKLKDYEIFYIHRGAPGNSKSLNASSIVKIGKSWFSFKEGEEEKMIPFHRVTLIVNLKTRELLWRKLSSSS, encoded by the coding sequence ATGCATCCCTTAAGAAATATTTTAAATAAGCTTGTTTGGAGCGAGAAAAAAAAGCTTAAAGATTATGAAATCTTTTATATTCATAGAGGCGCTCCAGGAAACTCTAAAAGCTTAAATGCTTCAAGCATAGTTAAAATTGGTAAATCATGGTTTTCTTTTAAAGAAGGAGAGGAAGAAAAAATGATTCCTTTTCATAGAGTAACTTTAATAGTTAACTTAAAAACTAGAGAATTATTATGGAGAAAGCTTTCTTCAAGTAGTTAA
- a CDS encoding RNA 3'-terminal phosphate cyclase: protein MTIIVEGDLLEGGGQIVRTSVALAALFNKEVKIINIRGKRSPPGLKAQHIAGIKAVAAISKAYIEGLKEGSKELIFKPASRASGEFNFNVGTAGSISLVLQALMPAAAFSPNEMKITITGGTDVKWSPTIDYIRFVTLPILKLMGYNAYLTVERRGHYPKGGGKVILVIKPVKQLESLMLTERGEIKEIYGLSHCVKLPKHVAERQAKSAEEKLKEFKNVKIDLEWYSHDKDFHLGPGSGITLCARTTSGAVLGADSIGERGKLAEQVGKEAAETLIEEINSQAALDKHMGDIVIPYLAVANGFSKVTISKITLHTLTNLKVTELIAGVKFNIQGELGYPGEISVNGVGLTT from the coding sequence ATAACGATAATTGTTGAGGGAGATTTGTTAGAGGGAGGTGGTCAAATAGTTAGAACTAGCGTAGCTTTAGCAGCATTGTTTAATAAAGAAGTTAAAATAATTAATATTAGAGGTAAAAGATCTCCACCTGGGCTTAAAGCTCAGCATATAGCAGGCATAAAAGCTGTTGCAGCGATTTCTAAAGCTTATATTGAAGGCTTAAAAGAAGGCTCTAAAGAGCTTATTTTTAAGCCTGCTTCAAGGGCGAGTGGAGAATTTAATTTTAATGTTGGAACAGCTGGAAGCATATCGTTAGTTTTACAAGCTTTAATGCCTGCAGCTGCATTTTCTCCAAATGAAATGAAAATAACAATTACTGGTGGAACAGATGTTAAATGGTCTCCAACAATAGATTACATTAGATTTGTGACTCTTCCAATTTTAAAGTTAATGGGTTATAACGCATATCTAACAGTGGAAAGAAGAGGACATTATCCTAAAGGAGGGGGAAAAGTAATATTGGTTATTAAACCTGTAAAACAGCTTGAAAGCTTAATGTTAACAGAGAGGGGAGAAATAAAAGAGATTTATGGGCTTAGTCATTGCGTAAAGTTGCCTAAGCATGTTGCGGAAAGACAAGCTAAATCAGCTGAAGAGAAGCTTAAAGAGTTTAAAAATGTTAAAATCGATTTAGAATGGTATTCGCATGATAAAGATTTTCATTTAGGTCCAGGAAGCGGAATAACTTTATGCGCAAGAACAACTTCAGGAGCAGTTTTAGGGGCTGATTCGATTGGAGAAAGGGGAAAGCTTGCAGAGCAAGTTGGAAAAGAAGCAGCAGAAACATTGATTGAAGAAATTAACTCTCAAGCAGCTTTAGATAAGCATATGGGCGATATTGTAATCCCGTATTTAGCTGTAGCAAATGGTTTTTCAAAAGTAACAATATCTAAAATCACTCTTCATACTTTAACAAATTTAAAGGTGACAGAGTTAATTGCTGGCGTGAAATTTAACATTCAAGGAGAGTTAGGTTATCCAGGAGAAATATCAGTTAATGGAGTTGGGTTAACTACTTGA
- a CDS encoding DUF120 domain-containing protein, translating into MLKSYLFFTLLRIAEALSDLNKLEASSSVLIKKIEMPQQTFSRHLKELKKLELVETVKSYRGETIKLTTNGYKELALIQALLEKALKIQPSEVKLEGKIFTGLGEGAYYISQPKYREQFIEKLGFNPYPGTLNVKIEEEYLKKVFLIKSYPSIIIEGFVNNKRTFGPVKCYKAVLEGKIECAVISAMRTHYKDDVLEIIAPVNLREALKLKDGDKINFTVFPTH; encoded by the coding sequence ATGTTAAAATCATACTTGTTTTTTACGTTATTAAGAATAGCTGAAGCGCTTAGCGACTTAAATAAACTAGAGGCTTCTTCAAGCGTTTTAATAAAAAAGATTGAAATGCCACAGCAAACTTTTTCTAGGCATTTAAAGGAGTTAAAAAAGCTTGAATTAGTGGAAACTGTTAAAAGTTATAGAGGGGAAACTATTAAGCTTACTACTAACGGTTATAAAGAGCTGGCTTTAATTCAAGCTTTGCTAGAAAAAGCTTTAAAAATTCAACCAAGCGAAGTGAAACTTGAAGGTAAAATTTTCACAGGATTAGGGGAAGGCGCGTATTATATTTCTCAACCTAAATATAGAGAGCAGTTTATAGAGAAGCTTGGGTTTAACCCTTATCCAGGAACTTTAAATGTGAAAATTGAAGAAGAATATTTAAAAAAAGTTTTTTTAATTAAATCTTATCCAAGCATAATAATTGAGGGATTTGTTAACAATAAAAGAACTTTTGGACCGGTAAAATGCTATAAAGCTGTTTTAGAGGGTAAAATTGAGTGCGCAGTTATTTCAGCTATGAGAACCCATTACAAAGATGATGTTTTAGAGATAATCGCTCCCGTAAATTTAAGAGAAGCTTTAAAGCTTAAAGACGGCGACAAAATCAATTTTACGGTTTTCCCCACTCATTAA
- a CDS encoding endonuclease V, with protein MFSIEKASKIQEVFSKFISKTSEFKKVEVIAGVDAAYINGLGIGAAVAIDYFTLKPLENAFSILKVNIPYIPGFLAFRELPVMLKALKNLFLNPDVIIVDGHGLAHPRKFGLACHLGFILNKPTIGVAKNPLYGKEKGNFLVDEEPIGYILKLNKKKFYVSVGNKISLEDSIKIVKHCSLKGFPEPLKLAHKEASRKKRELMLKC; from the coding sequence ATGTTTTCTATAGAGAAGGCTTCAAAAATTCAAGAGGTATTTTCTAAATTTATTTCTAAAACAAGCGAATTTAAAAAGGTTGAAGTTATCGCTGGAGTTGATGCAGCTTATATAAATGGTTTAGGAATTGGAGCAGCTGTTGCAATAGATTATTTTACGCTTAAACCTTTAGAGAACGCGTTCTCTATATTAAAAGTTAATATCCCGTATATTCCAGGTTTTCTTGCTTTTAGAGAATTGCCTGTAATGCTAAAAGCTTTAAAAAATCTATTTTTAAACCCGGATGTTATAATTGTTGATGGCCATGGATTAGCGCATCCAAGAAAGTTTGGTTTAGCATGTCATTTAGGGTTTATTTTAAATAAGCCTACAATAGGAGTGGCGAAAAATCCTTTATATGGAAAAGAGAAGGGAAATTTTTTGGTTGATGAAGAGCCTATAGGTTATATTTTAAAGCTTAACAAAAAGAAATTTTATGTAAGCGTTGGAAATAAAATTTCTCTTGAAGATTCTATAAAAATAGTTAAACACTGCTCTCTTAAAGGTTTCCCAGAACCTTTAAAGCTTGCCCATAAAGAAGCATCAAGAAAAAAACGGGAGTTAATGTTAAAATGTTAA
- a CDS encoding S-adenosyl-l-methionine hydroxide adenosyltransferase family protein, with translation MTVIALLTDFGLKDPYVSEMKGVILSINENAKIIDITHEIEKYNVRLGAFILASTAKFFPKNTIYVAVVDPGVGGERKALLIDAKGDFFIGPDNGLLILAAKEKGITNVYHLSKTKYFRKEISSTFHGRDIFAPVAAYLSLGVSPEKFGELIVDYEKPSFIEAEIKKGKILSEIIYIDSFGNIITNVSSTHLKKINLSLGDWINLKVKNRKYKIKFSKSYSSVKKNELLALIGSHGFLELAVNLGDAAKKLKVKEGDKVALEKS, from the coding sequence TTGACTGTAATAGCTTTATTAACTGATTTCGGATTAAAAGATCCTTATGTTTCAGAGATGAAGGGTGTAATCCTTTCTATAAATGAAAATGCTAAAATAATTGATATAACTCATGAAATTGAAAAGTATAATGTTCGATTAGGCGCTTTTATATTAGCTTCAACAGCCAAATTTTTCCCTAAAAATACTATATATGTGGCTGTTGTTGATCCTGGTGTTGGAGGCGAAAGAAAAGCTCTTTTAATAGATGCTAAAGGAGATTTTTTTATAGGTCCGGATAACGGCTTGCTTATTTTAGCAGCTAAAGAAAAAGGCATAACAAACGTATATCATTTATCGAAAACTAAATATTTTAGAAAAGAAATTTCATCAACTTTTCATGGAAGAGATATATTTGCGCCGGTAGCAGCTTATTTATCGCTTGGAGTTTCACCTGAAAAGTTTGGTGAACTAATAGTTGATTATGAAAAACCTTCATTTATTGAAGCTGAAATTAAAAAAGGAAAAATTTTAAGCGAAATAATTTACATTGATTCTTTTGGAAATATAATAACTAACGTTTCTTCTACTCATTTAAAGAAAATAAACCTTTCTTTAGGAGATTGGATAAACTTAAAAGTTAAAAATAGAAAATATAAAATTAAATTTTCTAAAAGCTACTCTAGCGTTAAGAAAAACGAGCTTCTAGCTTTAATTGGAAGCCATGGCTTTCTAGAGTTAGCTGTAAATTTAGGTGATGCAGCTAAAAAATTAAAAGTAAAAGAAGGAGATAAAGTAGCTTTAGAGAAGAGTTAA